The Ficedula albicollis isolate OC2 chromosome 1, FicAlb1.5, whole genome shotgun sequence nucleotide sequence AAAAGCAATAGAagtacactaaaaaaaaatcatgaggCAATGTGCTGTGGAGCAAAGGCCCTCTAGTAGGGTACATGTAAGGAACAAAGACTAAAATTTGCTGTGgttcaaatgaaaatatatttcctgctttttcaaaaataatgcCTGGCCTTTACATACTCCAGATCCCTCTGGGAATGACTGATACTGGTACCACGGTAAGAACATTTGGCCAAAGTCAGGAGGAGTTAGGGTGACATTCAgggcctttattttttttttctagcaaaCAGTGCACTTGTGCAAGCCATGAGCAGAGAGTTTCTCCAGAAAGCTGTGGGAAATGGTGTCAGAGGCTTTACTAAAGCCCAGGTAGACACATCCACAGCCTTGCACTCATCCACTGAGCAGGTCATCTTGTCACAAACGCCAGGTTGGTCAAGCAGGTCTTGCCTTTCACAAACCCATGTTggctggctgggcctgatcTTTGGTTATTCTACACATGCCACATGATGGCACTCAGGATGGTCTGCTCCATCACCTTTTGAAGTACCTGAGActtttcctcattctttgtCTCTAAGTTTCCCCAGCCATCCAATGAAGGAGATTCTCCTTAACCCTAGTTTTGTGGTTAATGCATTTagagaaatgtttattttattgtcttttgcAGCAGTGACCAGATGGGCTTCCactcttctcattttctctctggatAACCTCATGACATCCTTGTTGGTTTCCTGACTTGCTGCCCCTTCTCTCAAATGTCATAAACTCTCCTTTTTACCCTGAATTCCAAAGTTCTCCCTCTGGCTCTTCTTTCAGCATAGcctgctcctggtgccctggAGATTCCTTCTTACAGCACGTTCAGCCTTCCTGGGGTCCTTTGCCCTTCAGGACAGCCTACAAGGGACTCTGTCAAGCAGGCCCTTGAACAGGCCAAAGTCTGCTCTCAGGGAGTCCAAGGTGGCAGTTCTGCTGACTCCCCTTCGTACTGTTCCAAGAATCCAGAGCTCTATCCTTTCAAGGTCACTGTGCCCAGGATGGCCTCCCACCATGGTGGGATTATATTTTCAGCAGATGTCTGGTGTGTTGAAGTTCCCATGAAGACAAGGGCTGGCCATCAGGAAACTTGTCTGTCTCTTGGTCCTTGGTTGGGTCATCTGTacccagctcccacctggaTATCTTCCCTGTTGACTCTCCCCACAATTCTTACTCACCAACCCTCAACACTTGCATCACCACTGTCAAGCTCTAGACTGGCAAAACACTTCCTTGCATACAGGACTACCTCACCACCTCTCATTCCTTGCCTGTCCCTTCCGAAGAGTTCACCACCATCCATTGCACCATTCCAGTCTCATTCCTTGCCTGTACCTTCTGAAGAGTTCACCACCATCCATTGCACCATTCCAGTGGTGCCAGTCATCCCACTATATCTTTGTGATGGCAATTATACAATAGTTTTCCAGGATCTCTGTTGGCTGCCcacactgcaggcactggggcagATGCACTGTAGTTGGGTCAATCCTGGTGCCTTTTTGGGGAGAGAAgctccccaaattcctgagtGACCATTCTCAGGAGCTTCCATGGTTTCTAGCACATCAATAACACTTGCACTCTCGCTGCTTCATGGATCTCCATTTCCTTTGTCTACTGAAATGGTAGCCTGAATGACCTCACTAACATGCCATCCTTAGAACAGTGTCAAGCTGCTCCCAGGCTTATCTCAAGTGACCTGGCTTTTATCCCCTTCCCCCTTCAAATCCAATTTAAGGCTCACTCAACATGCCCCACTAACTCCTGCACAAAGATCCTTTCCCCTCTGAGACAGGTGTACACAGTCTGTCACCAATAGGCTTGTTGTCATTGAAACCATCCCATGATCAAAATTCTGTTGGTAACACCTGACTTAAATCCAGGGATTTGTTTGTACAACTTTCCTATTGCTACGCTGAGCAGTGAACCCCCCAGACCAACCTCACGACACCTGGCTTAAATCCAGGGATTTGTCTGTACAACTTTCCTATTTCTATGCTGAGCAGTGAACCCCCCAGACCAACCTCACCCAATTTTACTGCTGACCATGACAAGCTGTGGTTGGGAAAATGTctggggtcagctggggtcCAGTGTCCTGCCCATGTCCCTTTCCAAATCCTTTCACACCCTCACCCTGCGCCCTGGTGGGGCAGCATGAGGAGCACCAAAGGCCTTGATGCTCAGCATTGACTGAAACATCCCTGGTTTATCAATGCTCCTTCCagcaaaaatccaaaccacagccccaggaaataaatgaaacttCTCTGCTGAACACAGTACATTGTCCATCCCTTATTCTATGCCATGTACATCCTGCTCAGGTCTGTGGTATCCAATACCcaccagccccttccctcccttaGCTATCATGCACAGATATCATTCCTTTAGTCAATGGACCACTCCTATGAAATATCCATAAAATGCTCATAAAATGTCCACAAGTGttcacaaaatcatagaatcacagaatattttgggttaGGAAGGACCTTgaagctcatcttgttccaaccccctgccgtgagcagggacaccttccactggaccaggctgctccccaggccCCATCCAACACTGAacctttccagggatggggcataTACCTGCTCTAGTTTGGCCTTCTGCAtggctgcagtgcctgcaggggtGTACCAGCTCTGCTAGGGGTTTATGCATGGCCATGCACTTTGAGGTGCTCCAGCAcatcctccagcacagccacagatgCTTCAAGGTGTACCTTCTCCAGTGTGTTCTAATCCTTGGGCCACATTCCCTTCAgaggtgctcctgctgcagcatggaCATACCCACAGTCACCGATGCTTTGAGGCTCCTACTTCCACATGGACACATCCACGGGTCACAGTAAGCAGAATCAGCCCCTAACGAGAACCAAACCAATTTACAGGAAGGCAAGCATAGAGCATTGTGGTTTtactttcccttcctcctcggtctccagggctgctctggccaGGCTCTCCTCATACCAGAGCTTACTTGTCATCCCAGGTGCCCCAAGGGGACAGTGTCTCCTCCTCACCAGGTTCCCCCAGCTGGATTCATCCCTTCAGCCAGGGATAGTGCTGCTTGCACTTCCCCCACGACCACTCCTTGGTGTGCCATCCCAGCAAGCCCCAGGACCCCTcctccccagtgtccccagcacctccaACTCTCATCCCCCTGACCCCTCATCACCCATGCATATCCCCCCATATCTGGCTGTTGTCCATCTCCCTGCTGGCTGATGGTGCCCCTTGTGTGGGGAGGACCCTGCTCCTGATGGACAAGAATCCTGCTGGTATGTGGGGGTGATGGGTGAGCATGGCCAAGTCACTGCTGCCAGCATGGGAGGGGTCAGAGGTGGCTGAACCACATGAGTGATAAAGTCTTGGGGGCTCACTCTGGCTTGGAAGGGAGGCTGGGGGCCTAGCTGCAGGCTGCCATCCCAGTGTCATGAGCATTGGCCTCATGGTCCCCCTGCTTTGTCTCTGAACCTCCAAGTGTGCCGTGCCCTGCTGTGCAGACCTGGGTTCCCAGGGAGAGGTATTGCTGCTGACCTGAGCCACAGCCTACACTGTCCTCAGCAGCATGATGGGGACTGGGGCAAGCACTGCATCCCAGGTCAGGAGCACCCTGCACCCAGAGGCTCAGGAcatgctgctggctgggatccCAGTGGGATTGCTCCTGGTGGGTGATacagcagggcagctctcagctggTGCCAGCACCAGTGTCTGGGTCAGTGCTGGGACGTGTGTCGAGGAGGGGCTCTGCCCTGTGATGCAGCTGGgtgctctcctccagcctgccctgtgTCTCTCAGCAGCCCCTCCCAGGCCCCACCATCCTCCCTgacctggctcctgctgccacacctCCCCAGCCACTTGCAGGGCAAACAGTTGCTTCCCTGtccacagcaccacagcatcTGGGGGCTTCCCTCAGGGTGACTCTGCCCACCATGGAGCATCTGCTGGCCAGGACCCTGGCCACTGGCAGCCCCCCACACCAGCAAGGTGTGGTGGTGTTGGACATGGCCCCACCttagctgctgctgtgtccacGGGAACTCCCCCTCATCAAGGAGGTGGTGTTGGACATGGCCCCACCttagctgctgctgtgtccacGGGAGCATCCCAATGCCACCAACTCATCCACGTTGGCTGCTCCACCTCCCTCTGGAAAATGGCACCCTGCCCTTCAACTGGATTTTCATGATGGACACCTGCTACAGTGTCCCTACCAATGACTTGTTCCATGAGGACAAGGAGGTCCtcatcctgcttttccagaggtCTGAGGTTACTGACATCACCCTCTTCCAGCTGTTTCCAACTGTGCTCAGCACCTACAGCTGTGATTTTGTGAGAGGCGATGTCCCTGCAGGACAGTCTCTCCCACTTCTGGGCCACAGGGACATGTGGCAGGGAATGATCCTgtcccaccagctctgccaggacagggaGGTCTTGATGTTGATCGTGGGGGGGTGTGCTGTGGGCACAAGGCCTTGCAcatttctgagctgctctgacCTGTGGTTTGTGTGGGGTCTGTGGGCAGCAAAGTGTGACACAGCGTGGCACAAGATGGCACCCAGCCCTGCATGCTGGGATCAGAGAGGAGTGTGGGGCTGCCATCACACTGCAGCAAGGAGAACAGGTCGGGGATGGAGCCACCAGCATCacggggacagcaggacaggagaggggacatGGAGATACCCACACAGGGTCCTGCACGGCAGGtatctgctcccagctcagcctggccatAGTGCCACTGCCCCCAGGACACTGGCTGAGCCTGGCAGAGAGAGGCCTTTGCTGAGTGGCAGCTGTGTGTGGGGTCTGGGAGAGGGTCTCCCTGAAATGGAGGTTGGAATTAACAGGGCTagggggtgcagcagggctgccttgGGCTGGTCCCTGCCCAGGTGGCCGCTCCACTGTTTGCCTTCCCCTGGCTGCTAAGAGTCACTGTGGGactggggtgtccctggggggCTCTTGTGGCACCCTGGGCTGAGGGCAGCTCATGGGCGCTGCATCTGGAGGCTTCTCCAACCCCCCCATCCCTATCCCTCCCACATTCTGAGTATCCTGAAGTGTGACGCCCATAGCCCAGGGGTTGCTCAAGGGGTTTGGGATCTGTTCCCCAGCTTGTCCCACAGCCCAGGGGGGTCACAGCCCCTACAAGCACCTGAGGGAACAAGAAGGGGGCTGGCACCCAAGAGCAGGGgtcctgccagcacaggatAGTCATGGGGGCTGCCCCATGGAGCAGCAGATGGGACTCAGCAATGCCATGCTGAGGAACAGCTCCAACCCCTCCAGGTGCAGAGAGGCATGTGCTGGGCCCATCTTCTGGGGTGCCTGCACCCCAGGGCTTCTCCACCCACCCTCTCttccagggcagggcacagccattGTGCTGGGCAGAACTGGGACTGACTGTGGCTCTCTAGCCCTTTGCCAGGCAGGAAGGGGGTCAGGAATGGAGCCTGCCCTTCACGGGCACCAGGGCTACTCTCCCTCCCTCTTCATCCCACAGGTGCCCTCTACACCCCTGGGCAGCACCATCCCCAGGATGCAGGTgacctcctctccctccctcttcaTCCCACAGGTGCCCTCTACACCCCTGGGCAGCACCATCCCCAGGATGCAGGTGACACTGGGCAGCACCATCCCCAGGATGCAGGTGACACTGGGCAGCCTTGTTGTACTTTAATAAACTCTGGGGTCCCAGAGCCAGCTATGGGCAGGGCTggttccagcccaggcagcgCTCCTGACTCAGCTTGGGGCACCAGGAGCCCCACTCACAGCGGGGCCAGCACAGGTGGGGCCACGCAGTCCCCAAAGCAGGTTACAGAGACGGGcctccctggaggtgtcccGTGTGTATGCAGTGGTGTGGGGctgtcagagcagggagctgcactgcagggcGCTCCCCCATCTCAGCCCAGGCCCCCACTGTTCCCAGTGACAGGGGCCAGTGCTGGGGACGGCCATCGCACCTCCCTGGTGTCGACACCGAGGGGACTGAGCACCACGCAGGTGAAGTTGGTGTGCAGGTGCTGGCTGTCGAAGGAGCTGAAGTGCAGATCACGGTGCAGAGCCCaccccgagccctgcagctcctctctgtggACCCGGCAGGGACCAGTCAGTGCCACTCCAGACAGGCAGACCCGGGGGCCGTGCCCCAGCCGGGGCTGCCCCGCTGTCACCAGCCCCAGGCCCCTGTCCCCGTACTCACTGCACTGTCCCCTCACGCACAGCTCCATCCGGGTGCAGGCTCTCCACGAAGGAGCCGTTCTCCAGCCAGTAGAGCAGTGTCAGCTCTGGAAGCTCGCTCCACGCCTCGCACGACACAGTTACATTCTCACCTGCAGCCGGACAGGGTGTGAAGGTCAGGGGGCTGCAAGGGTCCCCACAGCCCCCGTCTCCAACTAAGGGGAGCATTCCCCCACCTCATCAGCACCCCGAAATCTTGGCTGTGGGTGGAGGATTCACCTCGTGTCTGCTggaggctggcacaggagctgacccccactgcagcctcctcaCCCTTAGCCCTGCCGTGGCCCCGAGGGTCTCTCACCTGGGcgaggcagctctgctggcacccGCAGGACGCTGATGCTGGGCGGCTGCAAGGCCATGGCacctgggggagcagagtggggTGAGGCGGGAGGTCAAGAGTGACACCAAGACCCCACATATTTATAGTGGGTGAAGAGGCAGATTCCCATAAAGGGACTCATCCCAAGACCCCTGAACAGGCCTcttgagaggcacagagcccagggctgaCCTTGGGCTCCCCAGTAACCCCCACTTACCTGTGCAGCAAGCGgccaggctccagcagagcaAGAGGATCCGGGCAGGGCgtcccaggggctctgcagacAAAAATggagctcagtgctgggcacaCAGGGGTGCTTCTCATGAGCTTGGGATGGTCCTGTcctcagcatccccccagcTGGCCATGGTACCCCCAGCATGCTCCCCCCAGGACTCCCCAGGCTGACGATCCCGTATCCACCCAGCACTCCCCGTAGCTGGGACAGTCCCGTACCccccagcatcctcctcccGGGCTCCCTCGGGTGGCGGCCGGTGCGCCCCAAGGCTGTCCGGTCCGCACGGAGAGCAGAGCCCGCGGCTCGGCACGGCGGCGCTCGGCCCGCGGCGCTTTATGAGGCGGCCCGGGAGGGGCGGGAGCAGCGCCGTGACTCACCGGGAGCCGCCCTCGGCCCGGCCACGGGCGCCACGCCACCCACGGGGACCGCACCTGGAGCCTGGTGTGTGTCCATCGGTCCTGCGCCTAGTGCCCCCACGCCCCCCGCGCTGTGTCGCCGGCAGCTGGGGATACACGTCCCTCAGGCATTCCTGCCACGATCGGCATCCCGtgcccctcccctcccacaTCTCCCCCCGCCCCTGGGGGAGCATCCATGGGCTCcgcagggatggaggagcacACGGGGCTCCGGCTGAGTGTCACGGGATCCTGGACATGCTGGTTTGTTCCCCAGTGCTTTGGGATTAGGGACAAGGCAGGTCTGCACAGGAGGACAGAGAATGAGTACGACACTGGCTGGGGGAGCCGGGGTGCTGGCCCCCGAGTGTCCCAGCTGGTGCAGGACAACAGCTTAGCAGATAGAAACCCCCGGAGCTTAGTTCTTGgctgtgtcccacagcagcccccCATCCCCAGAGCAAGCTCCTTGACAGCAGATATGGTTTCCACAACCCACCAGTTATAAAACCAGGGGCCAGCCCACACAACCcactctccagcagcaccaaggcTGGGAGCAAGGCACAGCAATAGGGCAGAAACAGCAACCTGAGTcacaggccctggcacagcttggaaAAAGTCCCTAAACTCCCAGTGAGTTTCGCTAtctgttcccagcagagcaggaaggtggTGGGAACGGGAGTGTTATCTTGGAGATCTGACAAGTGCAATACGTTCCCgggctcctgctgggatgagGCCAGTGGCTGCATCCTCCCCACAGCCACCATGGGTGTCCaacaggcagaggcagctcccacagcagcacccagctcttCTGCCACCTTCCTGCTCCCACCAACACCAACCAGCTTAGCTCTGGATGCCACAGGGTGAAAGAGGGAATGCAGATGGGTGCTTGGTCATCATCCATGCAATATCCTTCCCCCGGGAGAGATGAAAGGAGGAACCATGGCCCTACCCTGAAGCAGGGAAGACGATCAAGAAAAACCCAGGGCCGCGTCTCCGTTTCCAGGGCTCTTATTTCGGTGTTTGGCACAACACTGCAATGTGGTTTCACCCAAAAGGAAACTCAGAGGATGTAGCACAGTGCTGGGGCTTCCCACGGGGAACACAGGccacacagcacccacagccatGCCACCACTGTGGCCACTTCCCAAATCccctgagccaggagctgtCTTGTAGCCCTCCACCAGACCCCAGCACCCTCAGGGAATACGACTCAAGTCTGCACATGCCAAAATATCACTGCTGGCCCAGGGATTGGGGACTTTGCCCCCACCCGCTACCAAAACTGAGCCCAAGGCCACTTCTACCAGCAGGACTTTGGCATGGCTCCTACCAGCATGGCCAGTAGGATGTCATGGAGTAATGCTGGGGCAGGGAaacaccagcaccagcccaaCCTTCACTCCATCCCTTTTATTCCAGTGCCAAGAGCAATACCCAGTGAGGGCGGACCCGCGCCCTGGGGCGGGGCACCCGCTCTTGGCTGCTCTTGATGTACCATGACCGTCACCTGAAAGGGCACAGAGAGGAACAGCACTGGCCCCGCTCCACACCTTGGCTGAGCCCCCCTGAGCAGTCAGGGGACACCGCTGGACTTCAGGGAGGAACACAGAAAATTTGGGAGCATACAAAAGGGTTCCCCGAGGCAGAGCCCACCATCACCACTCCAGAGAGCAGCTTGGTTCCTGCTGGCATAACCATGGTGCCCAGAGCGGACCTGGCAGCTGGGAGTAGCCAGGTGACCTTCCATCTCCTCTTTCAGGGTGCTgggctccagcctctcctccacaGCCCCCATATCCCATCCTCGCTGCCAGCAAGGCTGCTCcagggtgctggcactggagCCAACAAAGCCTTCTCCCCACAGCCTCCCCTGACAGAGTGACAGGAGGGAGCTGaagaacagccccagcccaaagctcagcccagcagggtGCTGCAAAGGGCCAgagaggggcagggaaaggggacaAGTGTCTCTTTTTCGGCTGCAATAGAAAGTTTTAAATATGctcattaaaataattgctttttaaaaaaatcctccccTAGCCCCAGCAGGAGGGGCCCCGATGTTGTTGCTGTCCTTGGGGGTGGCCAAGGTCCTGAGAGGTGATGGAGCAAAGCCAGCATCCCCGGTGGCAATGTCCTCTCGTGGTTCCGCGGCTCCCCACCGCCTGCCCTtactccagccccaggatgtaGTTGATTCCCTGGACCAGTCCGATGATCACTGGCTGCCAGGCCACCAAGTAGCGCAGCCAGTCCAGCAGCTGCCCGTACATGACATGTGGcctctcccagctgggcaggaaggagTTAAAGAGCTCAGGGGAAATGGATGAGAAGAGCATGGCCCACCCAGAAGCCACCCAAAGGTGCCCCAAAGGGACAGAGAACAGAGGTGCCCAGGGAGAGATGGACAAGCACCCAGGGAAGGACAGACATGGGTCCTCACGGAGGGACAGCTGTAGCCAGGCTTGCCTTGCATTCTGCAGGGCCTCTGCCACAGCCATACGCTGCAGCAACCTACTCAGAGTGCCAGGAAAGCCTCTCGCCCCTTGTGTGCTTTACCCActgcttcccttcccaaagtgctggctcctggcaggagaaaGGATACGGATTACTGAACATCCTCTTGAGATCCACCTTCTCTTTGCAGTATGGACACGTCTGCTTCTTCCCGACAATGCACCAGCCCCGGATGCAGAACTCGTGAAACCTGAGGAGTGGCATGTTAAGGGGAACTGGAAGAAGAGGTGGAACAGCTCAGTGTGGAGGAAACCACCAAGCCCAAGGAAGTCCCCCCAGAGCCACGAAAATATCCCACCATGTGAGGATGGGGCATTGTACAACCACAACCCTTTCCTAGAAGGtgcagcagcttccaggaaCAGCGGAAGGAGCTCATGGGGCAGCAGGACGGAGCCAGGGTGGCAGCATGAAGGCTCTGACCACTGCATGGGCACCACGGAGATCGAAACTCTTCAGTGATGGTGCCCAAGCACTGGGAAGGTTTGGATAGCCTGGGAGAGCTCTGCAAACTGCATGCATTTTGGAAGCCTTCTTCAAAGGCTTCCTGGAGATTAACATTTAAGGAATTTCACTGTAAGGGTCTGACTTACAGGTGCCTACTATGCTCTGTCACAGGGATTTGTAcaacctgagcacagcctggagaagtTACAGGAAAACATGAGGTGGCTGCAGCTGACTCTGCCACGTACAGGGGTGACTGAATGAATAAACTTTTCCCAGAATATCTCTGCTGCTCAAACCATGGAAGAatgccagggagcagcaacAGGAGTCACTTTCTTGTCAGCTCTGGAGCAATCAGTGCAGGAGTACCCAGTCAGCCGTCACCCCTGAGGACTACCAGGACTACCAaccagctcctctggcagccACACCACCCCAAGCCGCTGCAGTCCTAGGCCCTTGCACAGTGTCAGCCATAAATCTCACCAGCAGTTCCCAAGAGTTAAATTTAGGCTCTGAGTTTTGCCAGCATGACCTTTGCTCAGGCCCAGTTTGGAAATCACCTCGCAGGCTCTAACACACAGTGCCAGAGCACATCCCATCTCCACACTGAATCACCACGGGGAAAAAACCCTGGCTCACCgccccagctggggctgagcaccAACCAGGACTACCAGTTTCAAAACCCACTTCCCATCAATCAGCTGACAGGAAGGGCTGAGTGACTCCAGCATGCTGAAAACCCTGGAGGAGttctggagaaggaagaagctgctgggctgtggccagAGCAGGTAGCAACCAGCTATGCTGGACCAGGGGGTGTTTTCATAGAGAGGCCAGCAGTGTTTCCCCACAATTCTTCCTTATGGACATTTGGGACCCACTGCAATGCATTTCTGATGAGGGGCCAGTGTggcatggagcagggatgcctCATGTCCTGACCTCACACCATCACTTATACCAAAACATCTGCCAGGGGCGCTGCCAGCAGATGGGTCACAGCAGATTTGTCAAAAGCAGGTAAAAACTGAGGTGCAGCTCCATGACTCAGCTGAGGtagctggggaggagaaggaagaggaaatacCACTCGTGAGTGGCGATGAAGTAATTTCAGGGACACCTCTTCCCATGCCAAGTCACTGATGACACAGGCACAGATCACATGCAAATTCAGCTGGACAGCCCCGAGTCCCAGAACAGGCATTTCTTCACACAGTGCAGGAGAAGCCACGGggcaggagctccctgctgcccaccccagcGTGGGGCCAGTGAGGCAGGGGGCTGGCACCTGCAGAGAAGGATACACGTGGTTGCAGGAGAGGCGGTAGGTGTTCTCAATGATCCCTTCCTCGTTGACATCCACGAAGATCTGCTGGCCGCAGACGGCGCAGATACTGTCGGAGAGGTGCTTGGTGGGCATCCCTGAGGCGCTGTAGAACTGAGcgagggcagagcagagggagagcgGTGACAGTGGCAGGGCACGTGTCCCACACCCAGGTGGCACAGCTAAGCTCTAAGGAGGGCTGGGCTCAGCGCCCCACGAGTCCAGCCTTGGCCTTTGGGGCTTAAAAACCTTGTTACAGGTCCGGCTGCGGGAAACAACTACAACAGGACAGCTGCTCAGTGATGCAGTGGCCCATCACACCCCAGCCCCATGCACCCCATCCACATGTTGAGGGGCCACCCCTCCTTGCTCCCCAACAGCCAGGTGGGTTTtcagctgcctgccagggccATGCACCTGGGGGAGAGAGGACAAGCTGGAGGTCACAGCTTTGACCCAAAACGACAACCTAGGGCTGCTAGTCAGATACAGCCCCCACCTTCAGCCCTGACACTCATTCagcaaggcacagagcagctacCCCTCTCCATTTCCAAGCCTGCTGGCTCAGCCCAGGcctgacacagcacagaaagtgtGGGCACAAAGCCAGGTCCCACACACTCCAGCTGTGAGGGACCCCTCAGGATCATTGAGTCAATTACCTAAAGCTAAACCATATGACTATGGGATTCTCTGAGCTCTGGCAGACTTGATGACATGATCATGTCTCTGAGGAGCCTGTTTCTTCTGGGTAAATAACCTTTACCCCATATCCAACCTGCACATCTCCTGATTCAGCTTCTCCCCATTTCCTTGTGGCTTACTGCTGGACAACCACCTCCCCTGCCCACACAGTGATGCTGCGcctaatgcaccccaggacagacCACTACTGACTCATATTCAACTTGCTGTCAATGCAAACTCCCTAATCCCTTTCACAGAACTCTCTCCAGACTCTTGTTCCCAAATTTGTACCTATAACCAGGATTATACCATCCCAGGTGGAGAATCTGGCACGTACTCCTGTTAAATTTCACATAgctggtgcttgcccagctcTTATCTGTCCAGCCTTCTCTCCAAGAAAGTCACAGCTCCTCCTGGTTTAGTATCATCAGCAAAACATGCCTCTGGCAGAGCCTTGCACAGCTTTGCTCTGAGAGCCCTGAGAATCTAAGAGAGACCTGAGCTGTGGCAAGGTACCCTAGTGTGGTAGGCCACGGCCTGGAGCAGAACctcaagaagcagcagcagaaagttCAGAAAGAAGGAGGCACAAAGTCCAAGACCctaaacagctgctgaaaagaagaaacatgATCTACTCTACTGGTGTCCTAGGTCATGTATTTTTGGTAGAGTGGGTTATTTTCATACTAGGTGAGTGGTCTACAGATTTTAGGCCACTGCATCCTCTGTCCACAGGGACAGCTAAAGTTGCAGCAGGTACAAGGAAGGAAGCAAGCCCACAGTGTGAATCCT carries:
- the IL18BP gene encoding interleukin-18-binding protein, with the protein product MLGEPLGRPARILLLCWSLAACCTGAMALQPPSISVLRVPAELPRPGENVTVSCEAWSELPELTLLYWLENGSFVESLHPDGAVREGTVQEELQGSGWALHRDLHFSSFDSQHLHTNFTCVVLSPLGVDTREVRWPSPALAPVTGNSGGLG